Proteins encoded together in one Colius striatus isolate bColStr4 chromosome 3, bColStr4.1.hap1, whole genome shotgun sequence window:
- the NPFFR2 gene encoding neuropeptide FF receptor 2, translated as MTFLKISFKALDNRSKRMDSNSSFDWPNTLNGTYKYLYIEGNVSYVDFYLHQPSVAAVFIISYFLIFLLCMAGNGVVCFIVLRSKHMRTVTNLFILNLAVSDLLVGIFCMPTTLLDNIIAGWPFGSLICKMSGMVQGISVSASVFTLVAIAVDRFRCIVYPFKQKLTISTAVAIIAVIWTLAVVIMCPSAVMLQVQEEKHFRVILGYGNETRSVYWCREHWPDPRMRKIYTTVLFANIYLAPLSLIVVMYARISIALSNTAMHVVGKHRQEHQHSVSKKKQKVIKMLIIVALLFTLSWLPLWTLMMLSDYANLSDIQLQIINIYIYPVAHWLAFFNSSVNPIIYGFFNENFRRGFQAAFKLQLCSREIIHREVYFQRGQSNAILPAANNQALQNQTCQNIKEKEKTVKKGNWVNDQQDLIMEDLEVPCNEMK; from the exons ATGACCtttctgaaaatatcttttaaggCCCTTGACAACAGGAGTAAGAGAATGGACTCAAACTCTTCGTTCGATTGGCCTAATACGCTGAATGGGACGTACAAGTACCTCTACATAGAAGGCAACGTCTCCTATGTGGACTTCTACCTTCATCAGCCTTCAGTGGCAGCTGTCTTCATCATCTCTTACTTCCTAATCTTCCTGCTCTGTATGGCTGGCAACGGAGTGGTTTGCTTTATTGTGCTGAGGAGCAAACACATGCGTACAGTCACAAACCTGTTCATCTTAAACCTGGCTGTCAGCGATTTACTGGTGGGAATCTTCTGCATGCCCACCACCCTCCTGGACAACATCATTGCAG GATGGCCATTTGGGAGCCTGATTTGCAAGATGAGTGGGATGGTACAAGGAATCTCTGTTTCTGCCTCTGTCTTCACTCTGGTTGCTATTGCCGTGGACAG GTTTCGATGCATCGTGTATCCGTTTAAGCAGAAGCTGACCATCTCAACTGCAGTCGCCATCATAGCAGTCATCTGGACTCTGGCCGTTGTGATCATGTGTCCTTCTGCAGTCATGCTGCAGGTACAGGAAGAGAAGCATTTCAGGGTGATCCTTGGCTACGGCAATGAAACCCGCTCCGTGTACTGGTGCCGGGAGCACTGGCCTGACCCGAGAATGAGAAAGATATACACAACGGTTCTGTTCGCCAACATCTACTTGGCTCCCCTGTCGCTCATTGTTGTCATGTACGCCAGGATAAGCATCGCTCTCTCCAACACAGCAATGCACGTGGTGGGAAAGCACCGCCAGGAGCACCAGCACAGCGTAtctaagaagaaacaaaaagtcaTCAAAATGCTCATTATTGTGGCTTTGCTTTTCACTCTGTCCTGGCTGCCCCTGTGGACTCTAATGATGCTGTCAGACTACGCCAACCTTTCAGATATCCAGTTGCAGATCATCAACATTTATATCTATCCTGTTGCTCACTGGCTGGCCTTTTTCAACAGCAGTGTCAACCCCATCATCTATGGTTTCTTCAATGAAAACTTTCGCCGGGGCTTTCAGGCAGCCTTTAAACTTCAGCTCTGCTCCAGGGAGATCATTCACAGGGAGGTCTATTTTCAGCGAGGCCAAAGCAATGCCATTTTGCCAGCTGCCAACAACCAGGCACTCCAGAACCAAACTTGCCAAAATAttaaggagaaggagaagacaGTTAAGAAAGGAAATTGGGTGAATGACCAGCAGGATTTGATCATGGAGGATCTAGAAGTGCCCtgcaatgaaatgaaatga